TTCAAGAATCTTTAGCACTACACTCTAGTTTCAGAATAAATAAGTGGGTTGGCATATTTGATCTatagaaatttaattagtagttgttcttaaacactaaattattattttgcatCAATAGTACATACAATAATTGTTTGAAATCCATTACGGACTCGGCCTCCGACAGCCCAATTTTGTGCGTCAGTGGTAATAAATATCATAATGGACCAAGATTGAAGCCCATTAACtttcaaaagaaatttgacTTAATTAAACCGTAATAGGAGAAGACTAAGAGATTTTAATTGGCTAAAAAAACGCTAATTTTAGAGAAGTAAAGATTCTGTGGCCGATTCTCTGGTAAATATTTCCTTTCtaaatctattttatttactcGACTTAatagaagcttcttctttcgtTAATCGGTGAAAAGCTTAAATCTGCGTCTCTGATGGCGTTTCAGTGGTTACCTGAAGATGATTATCTTCTCAGAAAATCACTCGAGGTTTAGTTTTTTcacgaaaccctaatcttgattttttaatttcataaacctttcgatttcgatttttctgttatctttttttttttcgtatcTTGCGTTCCCGTACGAGTATGATGTTACTGAATCTCGTactgaaaccctaaattattGCAGCGTTTAAAAgcttttctctgtttgataATTAACATACTTGTGTCCCAAGTCATAATACTCTGCCTTGATCAAAACTTGATTATATCGGTTCTTAGTTCTTACGAGTTTCCCTGTTTGTTAATTCTTACAAtcaattgttaaatttttcaGAATCTATGATTCAAATAGTCGATATTTGAATCCAAGATTTGCAAAATTTCTAATGATTTGTGGAGTTTAATTCCTTGTATAATAATAGGATGGAACTTCTCTAGAGACGTTAGCTAAAGGAGCGGTGAGATTCTCTCGAAAATTTACACTTTCAGAACTAACAGAGCGATGGCATTGTCTTCTTTACAATCCCAAGGTTACATCTCTGTCTTCATCAGTCGGATTTGAGCTCCAATACGGAGCTCAATTCGTTCCACAAAGTCTCTTTGATTCAGTACCAGTCAGAACTCATTACTACACTACACGAAAAAGGCGGCGTTTGGAGTTAGAGGAGTCTCTTAAGGTCAATAACAATGCCATTGATGAACATCTTAATGTGGAGGAAGGGAATTTGTTTGGAGaatgtgatgatgattttggtttcaagTTTGAGGACATTGAAAGTTTTCGCAACACTTTCCCAGACATTTTGCTTTCCCCTCATGATTATCAGACAACTATCTTTGGTAATgagattgatgatgaggatgatcgAATGGTGAATCAGATGTTAAACATCAACGATGACCAGATTCATGACTCTTATGTTACAGacacaataacaacaacaacagaacaTGTTCTGCTTCAAGAAGTGTTTCAAGATCCTCTGTTTCAACAACCTAACGCATCCTTGAATGAGCCAGCATCACCGTCACAGCAGCAAGTAATCCTTGATCAAGCAGAGATTTGGATTCCTCCACCGCCTTATGATCCACATCCAGAAATCGTTAACGGTGTTATCAATTGTGTTATAAACCGTGAGTCCGATGAGATTCCAGATAATGATGATATCAACCTGCAACTGTACAATCCTAAAGCTCGAAACTCGGTTAATCCTTCATCAGTGAGGAATAATATGAAGCCACCTCTGCCTCCAGTTAGAAGATCATCCTTACAAGTCAAGAGCAAAGACATTATCGACAGTTCTGGTTTTGGAGATTGTGCTGTCACAACCCGAGcaagttcttcttctgcatTCAGTGATAGCTTTACTGAGAAAGCGACATCTACTGTTGCTGCAACAACTTCATCAACTCTACAACACTTTCCAGAGAATGAAATTTGTGAACAGACATTGAGTGCAGAGATGGATATAAACGTACCAGAGGAGaataatattgaaattgaGAGTGATGAAGAGTTGCCTTCCTTTTCAGATCTAGAAGCTATGGTATATAAACTCTTACAAGTCAGTGtaaatttttgtcttttcttggTTAAAGTTACTTAAactgtgttttctttttgaaccaATCAGATTCTTGACATGGACCTTGAACCGATTGGTCAAGACCAGTACGAGTTGGACGGTAAATAATCAGCTCTCTCTTAAACTATAGTTTTACCATTTGTCCTTCTAATGTATCAAAAGGCTATACTGATGGTTGTGTGTGTATGTAGCTTCAAAATATCGAAACGAGGAAATGGCGCGAAAGATAATGAGATTAGAGCAGAGTGCTGAATCTTACATGAACCGTGACATCGCTGCTCATGGAGCTTTCGCTCTTCTATATGGAAGCTCTAAGCATTACATCAATAAACCAGAGGTTATTGAATCTTCTTGGGATGCTTAATTATAGTGATTAAGTGATATAGTTAAGCTAAAAACACTTTCAACTTGTCAGGTGTTACTTGGAAGAGCAACAGGTGAATATCCGGTGGATATCGACTTAGGAAGGTCAGGGTCTGAAACAAGATTCTCTCGACGACAGGTGATAACGCCATTCATCATACATTTTGATAACGCCATTCatcttattgatttttatacATAGTTTATAAGTGTGAGTTTTCTTGGAAATTTATGGAACTAGGCTCTAATAAAGTTGAAGCAAGATGGGAGTTTTGAAATCAAGAATCTTGGGAAGTTTTCGATATGGATGAACGATGAGGAAATTAATCATGGAGAAGTTGTCATTCTCAAGAACAATTGCTTAATCCAGGTCAATTCAATTCTTAagtctttggttttttctttgattatgaTCAAGAAACCAAGACtgatcaattttttgttctgttttcttgaaCAGATACGAGAAAAGTCGTTCATATTcgagaagaatgagaaagcaGTCAAAAGATATTTAGATGGAATTCACAaatgaaatcatatatatatatatcgtagACGTAGTAGAGACTTTATGGTATATGACATCGAAACTTAACACGTGAATTTGGTTGATCCAATCAAATCCTACGGGTGATTTAAAAGTTAGTTTGATCttttcgtttatttttttttaaatacacATCACGAAATAGTCAAATACAGTTCGAATAATATCGATGAGGATCTCTGAGGTGTGTTGATGCAAAGAAAGAATGGGCAGTGAAGTGGATATGAAAGATGCTGATTGATTGGCCAACTTTTTGTCTTTGAAGTAATATACAAAACCCCGTCTGATGTAGATATTTAATACTAGtatcatcaaaaatatttcaaaactatattttttgtgAATTATCTTTCATATTCGAGACGAATGAGAAAGCAGTCAAAAgatatcatcaaaaatatttctgtTCTGTTTAGTGttagtttaaatttcttatatttctatattttagctttatatataaatttgttaatttaatattttactaaaattaatGTTTAAGTAATATAAGATGTTTAATGTTGTTATTCTTTCATATAGTGAAACCACATATGACTAAAATACAATATAAACGACTGTGTATACGGTTGTATTGTATACAAcgattgtttatttttaaatcactTTCCAAAAAACGGAACTATTATCACAATGTTTTAAGTGTAAATCTGTATTTCTTTGTCTAAAGTTCAGTTTccagaaaatataatttttgtgcCGTACGAATATAATAGGCTGGCCGGTTATACAAATTAGAGCAAAGTTTTCATCTAAATGGAATTTTATTCTCAGTTCTACTTTATTTTAACcaattagagaagaaaaaaggaataaaatttgttttgctgGAAAAGTAGAAAAGATGGATATAAAGGAAATGTTTATAGAAAGcattaagaaatttttttctctaaacttATTTtccacttgttttttttttttcaaattccaTTTATCTGCTgctcttttattctttaacaacaacaacaacaaaaaaaaactccactTGTGACCTTTTTGggaatttgaaattatattttcttttccagaAAAGCCATaattttttgagattttgacaTGATATAGAGTGAACCATTTCTCATAAGCAACGTGTTACGGTATTAGATTGTTTGTTGTTCGTGTTTGTCATTAAACAATAAACGtcgtttttttaaatattatttacatgTTTTGTGTAAAGCCACAAAAAGAATAGTGCAGTCCATTGGTGACTGTGATGACACTTTCCTCGCTTCAGATCAGACTATTGGCGTAAGCGATTACGTATTAATTTCAACAACATATATAGTAAGAATTAGAATTTGGATTATTATGCACTTTTTACACACTATAAAACTCTaagttttagtttaattatCAGCTTTTTAGTAATGGTCCCTGTATACGTTTCAtgcttcaaaaaaaatatgtcaaaTAATGTGGGGCATATTCATTATACGTTAAATTAATGAAACTCGCATAGTGGTCCagcaaaatcaataaattcgTTTTAATAAagaacattattattaaatcgCTGTTAAGAGTCGAGAGGTTTCCATATTGTCCTCCCCACCATCTGCCCATTCCGATCCAACTAATTTCCTTATTATattctacaaatatataaatactttaATAACCAATGGGATAGTTGTTAACTTCTATCAACGTGAAATTATTTTGacacaaatattatttggtttcactaaatttgtttaatttcaatAATATTGTGGGAGTAGATGACCTAGAGTAGGAGTTTAAGTGTGGAGCTTCGAACAACGTACGAGAGACACGGCGGACCAAACGAGCCACGTgttgtctctcttctttgccCATCCCTTCTTCTACCTTCTTTGAACGTCAAATTCTTATAGGTTGAAATTTAGTTTCAATgttcaaaacagaaaataatgaattaaGAACATAATCCAGCCTACCagaaataatatcaaaacaaatttgccgttcatattaaaatgtttttcgCCATGATTATCCACTTGATAAAATGTAGTACATGAGATGAGACTATGAAGTGGGACCCGTCTGCTCCCTAGCTCACATCAAAAGTTATAACTATTCTACTAAAGTAATCTTGCGTTAGACGCTGTTCACATGGATGCTGTATTATGCGCTCaaatattaatatcgaatTTAAGTTTAAAGAACTGTCTAAAAAACTCCACACTGCTGCACTGAATCTCGATTTGAAATATCTTTGTATCAAACATGTTAATTACTGATTGGCACatgtttctttattattgttttgaaaaataaaaatctacaTTAACTTGACTGATATAACATTTAGTAACATTAGAACTGCGGGAGATATATGATTACAAAGATCATTTTCAATCTGAGTattttcaatcattttcatACCATAGaaacatttataaattcttGATTAACCACTGCAACAATGCAACATTGGATCGAGCTTCCACGACTAAAAGGGTATTTCTATGGACTATGGGGACTCCTATTATAGATATTTAGGGGGCATATACATGGATTCTTAAAAGAGAATTACAACTTTCAAATCATTATCATATTCCAATATGGGTTCAAAGTTTCTTTAAGCATACGCCTT
This sequence is a window from Arabidopsis thaliana chromosome 1 sequence. Protein-coding genes within it:
- a CDS encoding Forkhead-associated (FHA) domain-containing protein (Forkhead-associated (FHA) domain-containing protein; FUNCTIONS IN: molecular_function unknown; INVOLVED IN: biological_process unknown; LOCATED IN: plasma membrane; EXPRESSED IN: cultured cell; CONTAINS InterPro DOMAIN/s: SMAD/FHA domain (InterPro:IPR008984), Forkhead-associated (FHA) domain (InterPro:IPR000253); BEST Arabidopsis thaliana protein match is: Forkhead-associated (FHA) domain-containing protein (TAIR:AT3G54350.3); Has 370 Blast hits to 247 proteins in 81 species: Archae - 0; Bacteria - 2; Metazoa - 217; Fungi - 16; Plants - 96; Viruses - 0; Other Eukaryotes - 39 (source: NCBI BLink).) codes for the protein MAFQWLPEDDYLLRKSLEDGTSLETLAKGAVRFSRKFTLSELTERWHCLLYNPKVTSLSSSVGFELQYGAQFVPQSLFDSVPVRTHYYTTRKRRRLELEESLKVNNNAIDEHLNVEEGNLFGECDDDFGFKFEDIESFRNTFPDILLSPHDYQTTIFGNEIDDEDDRMVNQMLNINDDQIHDSYVTDTITTTTEHVLLQEVFQDPLFQQPNASLNEPASPSQQQVILDQAEIWIPPPPYDPHPEIVNGVINCVINRESDEIPDNDDINLQLYNPKARNSVNPSSVRNNMKPPLPPVRRSSLQVKSKDIIDSSGFGDCAVTTRASSSSAFSDSFTEKATSTVAATTSSTLQHFPENEICEQTLSAEMDINVPEENNIEIESDEELPSFSDLEAMILDMDLEPIGQDQYELDASKYRNEEMARKIMRLEQSAESYMNRDIAAHGAFALLYGSSKHYINKPEVLLGRATGEYPVDIDLGRSGSETRFSRRQALIKLKQDGSFEIKNLGKFSIWMNDEEINHGEVVILKNNCLIQIREKSFIFEKNEKAVKRYLDGIHK